From Virgibacillus ihumii, the proteins below share one genomic window:
- the pruA gene encoding L-glutamate gamma-semialdehyde dehydrogenase translates to MVVSYKHEPFTNFAEQENRQEYEDALSRMRRMDLGKEYPLVIGGQRIFTDDKLESYNPSNTSQLIGSVSKAKKAHIDQAMDAAYEAFQEWREFSAEERADVMFKAAAIARRRKHEISSMMSYEAGKPWGQADADTAEAIDFMEYYGRQMIELGKGKEINDRPFENNSYFYQPIGPGVAIPPWNFAFAIVCGTTVGPIVAGNPVLLKPSENTPVIAYKLIEVLEEAGLPAGVVNFLPGDPEELGDYMVDHPRTHFINFTGSRQTGTRIMKRAAEVQEGQNFLKRVVAEMGGKDTIIVDNEADLDLAAEAIAQSAFGFQGQKCSACSRAVIHEDVYDEVLEKTIEYTKDISVGDPGADNPYMGGVINRKQFDKIKNYIEIGKNEASLVYGGESDDSKGYYIYPTIFADAAPNATIMQEEIFGPVVAFAKAKDFDELLEIANNTDYGLTGAVISNNRKHLNRARYDFHVGNLYFNRGCTASIVGYHPFGGFKMSGTDAKAGGPDYLLNFLEAKTVSETL, encoded by the coding sequence GTGGTAGTGTCTTATAAACACGAACCATTTACAAATTTTGCAGAGCAGGAAAATCGTCAGGAATATGAAGATGCACTGAGCAGAATGCGCCGGATGGATTTGGGAAAAGAATATCCGCTTGTTATTGGCGGACAGCGAATTTTTACCGATGATAAGCTGGAGTCATACAATCCATCCAATACATCCCAGCTGATCGGGTCTGTTTCCAAAGCGAAAAAAGCCCACATCGATCAGGCGATGGATGCTGCATATGAAGCATTTCAGGAATGGCGTGAATTTTCAGCTGAGGAACGTGCGGATGTCATGTTTAAAGCGGCTGCGATTGCACGCCGGCGTAAGCATGAAATTTCTTCCATGATGTCGTATGAAGCTGGTAAACCATGGGGGCAGGCTGACGCAGATACAGCGGAAGCGATTGACTTCATGGAATATTACGGGAGACAGATGATTGAGCTTGGTAAAGGAAAAGAGATCAATGATCGGCCGTTTGAGAATAATTCTTATTTTTATCAGCCGATAGGACCTGGCGTGGCAATTCCGCCATGGAACTTTGCGTTTGCCATCGTTTGCGGTACAACCGTTGGACCGATTGTTGCGGGAAATCCGGTACTGTTGAAGCCATCCGAAAACACACCGGTAATTGCGTATAAACTTATTGAAGTGCTGGAAGAAGCCGGATTGCCTGCCGGCGTTGTTAACTTCCTGCCAGGCGACCCGGAAGAACTCGGGGATTATATGGTCGATCATCCTAGAACACACTTTATTAATTTCACCGGTTCGAGGCAGACTGGTACCCGAATTATGAAACGCGCTGCTGAAGTGCAGGAAGGCCAAAACTTCCTGAAGCGTGTGGTCGCTGAAATGGGCGGTAAAGATACCATTATCGTGGACAATGAAGCAGATCTCGATCTGGCAGCTGAAGCGATTGCCCAGTCAGCGTTTGGGTTCCAGGGACAGAAGTGTTCCGCGTGTTCACGAGCTGTCATTCATGAAGATGTCTATGATGAAGTTCTGGAAAAAACCATCGAATACACAAAGGATATTTCGGTAGGAGACCCCGGTGCAGACAATCCGTATATGGGCGGAGTTATTAACCGGAAACAGTTTGATAAAATCAAAAATTATATCGAAATCGGCAAAAATGAAGCCAGTCTTGTATATGGCGGTGAGTCAGATGATTCCAAAGGGTATTACATTTATCCGACGATTTTCGCCGATGCAGCACCGAATGCAACCATCATGCAGGAAGAAATTTTCGGACCGGTTGTTGCGTTCGCAAAGGCAAAAGATTTTGATGAATTACTCGAAATTGCCAACAATACCGATTACGGCTTGACGGGTGCAGTTATTTCCAACAACCGCAAACATCTGAACCGTGCGCGGTATGATTTCCATGTCGGAAATTTATATTTCAATCGTGGCTGTACAGCATCGATTGTCGGTTATCATCCGTTCGGCGGGTTCAAAATGTCCGGAACAGACGCCAAGGCAGGTGGTCCGGATTATCTGCTGAACTTCCTTGAAGCAAAAACGGTTTCAGAAACACTATAA
- a CDS encoding CoxG family protein — MAHGKHNLAVDVPIRNVWTFVSDMNNLAPLIPGYVEHEIHSSSRSVWIAKGEIGLIEKSVRMQLDITDVKEPGLIAFTLKGLNENFSGDGYFSAEKIHDQKTVITGCLRIKANGLAAPMMNSVLKKIVPKAAKRFTRTVAKGIVEREPAIIS; from the coding sequence ATGGCGCATGGCAAGCATAATCTGGCAGTGGATGTGCCGATTCGGAATGTCTGGACGTTTGTATCGGATATGAATAACCTGGCGCCGTTAATTCCCGGATATGTTGAGCATGAAATTCACAGCAGTTCGCGATCTGTCTGGATTGCAAAAGGTGAAATCGGGCTTATTGAGAAATCTGTGCGTATGCAGCTTGATATTACTGATGTTAAGGAACCGGGGCTGATTGCATTTACGTTGAAAGGGTTAAATGAGAATTTTTCCGGTGATGGATATTTCAGCGCGGAAAAAATACATGATCAAAAGACGGTTATCACGGGTTGTCTGCGGATAAAAGCAAATGGATTAGCTGCACCAATGATGAATTCTGTGCTCAAAAAAATTGTACCTAAGGCGGCAAAGCGTTTCACAAGAACGGTAGCAAAAGGTATTGTCGAACGGGAACCGGCTATAATATCATAA
- a CDS encoding DMT family transporter — MNRKAFIMAFITIIIWGSTFAAIRASLHGGYSSGHLVLTRFLIASAVFILYAVWPGTKFRLPAKKDLLKILLLGWIGISVYHSGITFGEQTVPAGTTAMFVASAPIFTAIIAAIVLKERPSLYGWTGLGVGFFGIFLITLGTPGSSFGVSAGALLIIIASIATSIFFVFQKPLLTKYRPVELTAYFTWAGTFPFFVFSPGLFESIQGATLEANLSAIYVGIFPAAIAYVTWAIALSAGEAGAVTSMMYIEPAFAILVAWVWLHELPSLLSVAGGIIAIASVILVNAFERRRRLKEKKLSH, encoded by the coding sequence ATGAATCGAAAAGCATTTATTATGGCTTTTATTACCATCATTATCTGGGGCTCGACGTTCGCTGCCATCCGTGCTAGTCTGCACGGGGGATATAGCTCCGGTCATCTAGTACTGACGAGGTTTTTGATTGCTTCGGCAGTTTTTATTTTGTATGCTGTTTGGCCGGGAACGAAATTCCGGCTGCCTGCAAAGAAGGATCTGCTGAAAATTTTGCTGCTTGGCTGGATTGGTATCAGCGTCTATCATAGCGGGATTACTTTCGGTGAACAGACAGTGCCTGCCGGAACGACAGCAATGTTTGTCGCTTCAGCACCGATTTTTACGGCAATCATCGCCGCGATAGTTTTGAAAGAACGCCCGAGTCTTTATGGATGGACTGGGCTTGGCGTAGGTTTTTTCGGGATCTTTTTGATTACACTTGGTACACCTGGTTCGTCGTTCGGTGTTTCAGCAGGTGCGCTATTGATTATTATTGCGTCCATTGCTACATCAATCTTTTTTGTGTTTCAGAAACCTTTGCTTACGAAATATAGACCGGTTGAATTGACAGCGTATTTTACGTGGGCAGGAACTTTTCCTTTTTTTGTTTTCTCCCCGGGTTTGTTTGAAAGCATTCAGGGAGCCACATTGGAGGCAAATCTGTCGGCAATCTACGTCGGGATTTTCCCGGCGGCAATAGCTTATGTTACGTGGGCGATTGCCCTGTCCGCTGGTGAAGCAGGAGCCGTTACAAGTATGATGTATATCGAACCGGCATTTGCGATCTTAGTCGCCTGGGTTTGGCTGCATGAACTGCCGAGTCTTCTCTCTGTTGCCGGAGGGATAATCGCCATTGCAAGTGTCATTCTGGTCAATGCGTTTGAACGAAGGCGGCGTTTGAAAGAAAAGAAACTTTCGCATTGA
- a CDS encoding FAD-dependent oxidoreductase — MSAETIKLLKKEEVANDTMAFHWEMPDGFEFRAGQFGEFTLINPSETDEDGNTRPFSFVYAPSENELVTATRIRDSAYKRVLKDMTEGTEVKFDGPHGNFTLHKTESTPAVFLIGGIGITPIRSMIAEATKNKTSHEMTLLYSNHTPDDAPFMSDLEKFEKQNSNFEFVPVMTQTDSDEWNGENGHIDEEMLKRYVSDVSKPIYYLAGPPDMVKAMYKLLVDAGANEDNIRAEEFSGY, encoded by the coding sequence ATGTCTGCAGAAACGATAAAATTACTTAAGAAAGAAGAGGTTGCAAACGATACAATGGCCTTTCATTGGGAAATGCCTGATGGTTTTGAATTCAGGGCCGGACAGTTTGGTGAATTTACCCTGATTAATCCAAGTGAAACAGATGAGGATGGAAACACAAGGCCATTTTCGTTTGTATATGCACCGTCGGAAAATGAGCTTGTTACGGCTACACGTATACGGGATTCTGCGTATAAGCGTGTGCTCAAGGATATGACAGAAGGAACTGAGGTGAAATTTGACGGACCGCACGGAAATTTCACTTTGCATAAAACGGAATCGACACCGGCAGTTTTTCTAATCGGCGGGATTGGTATCACTCCAATCAGGAGCATGATTGCTGAGGCAACAAAAAATAAGACATCACATGAGATGACACTGCTTTATTCCAACCATACTCCTGATGATGCGCCGTTTATGTCTGATTTGGAAAAGTTTGAGAAGCAAAATTCGAATTTTGAGTTTGTTCCGGTTATGACGCAGACTGATTCGGATGAATGGAACGGTGAAAACGGCCATATTGATGAGGAGATGTTGAAGCGCTACGTATCAGACGTGAGCAAACCGATATATTATCTTGCCGGTCCGCCGGATATGGTGAAAGCCATGTATAAGCTGCTTGTTGATGCCGGTGCAAACGAAGATAATATTCGTGCTGAAGAGTTTTCCGGATATTAA
- a CDS encoding copper homeostasis protein CutC, whose product MLEVIVQNRQEAIEAEKLGADRVELVSAIQEGGLTPSFGTLKQVLGSVSIPVQVMIRPHSYGFHYSAEDMEVIRGDVQAILDLGGNGIVFGGLNSDNTINEQALSEIIKMAPRLDITFHRAFDEVESQETAYRLLAKYRSHVKRILTSGGAKDCERGKEQLSRLVRLSKQLVGPVIMAGSGLSSGNILDVHESVGACDYHFGKAVRIDRSFRNGFDFTVFNQIKGLIDG is encoded by the coding sequence GTGCTGGAAGTTATCGTTCAGAACAGACAGGAAGCGATTGAAGCAGAAAAATTGGGAGCCGACAGGGTTGAACTGGTGTCAGCCATTCAGGAAGGAGGGTTGACCCCTAGTTTTGGCACGTTAAAACAGGTGCTTGGAAGTGTTAGTATACCGGTTCAAGTGATGATTCGCCCGCATAGTTATGGCTTTCATTATTCGGCGGAAGATATGGAGGTTATTAGGGGAGATGTCCAGGCGATATTGGACCTGGGTGGCAATGGAATTGTGTTTGGGGGATTAAATAGTGATAATACGATAAATGAACAGGCGCTTTCTGAAATTATAAAGATGGCACCGCGATTGGATATTACCTTTCACCGGGCGTTTGATGAAGTGGAATCACAGGAAACGGCGTATCGGTTACTTGCAAAATACAGGTCACATGTTAAACGTATTTTGACTTCCGGCGGCGCGAAAGATTGTGAACGCGGTAAAGAACAACTTAGCAGACTTGTTCGTTTGTCCAAGCAATTGGTTGGCCCTGTTATCATGGCGGGATCGGGCTTGTCGTCCGGAAATATTCTGGATGTTCATGAATCTGTTGGAGCTTGTGACTATCATTTTGGAAAGGCTGTTCGGATTGACAGGTCTTTTCGAAATGGCTTTGATTTTACAGTTTTTAATCAAATCAAAGGTTTAATCGATGGCTGA
- a CDS encoding asparaginase: protein MTYPIIAEEYRGGILENAHQGIICAVNGDKDVLFEKGDVSQQVYYRSSMKPIQAIPVFTTDIMEKFQLTNEEAALFTASQRGERYQEETLERLMGKLNLSEDMLICNQSYPLNETPKESYIRNQKPRRRLLHNCAGKHLGFLAYAREKGYDLDGYGELEHPIQQKILQYITELSETPLDEIHSAIDGCGVPVHAVSLKNMAISYLKIGNPMLIENFEVRRSIEKVDKVMHEAPEIVASHQFICTELLTDSNIVAKGGAQGVYCLALKKEKIGIALKVLSGSELIWPVLVAELLKKLDYSNKATIDRLLKLRSHEIVNDNGKAVGQTKIIL from the coding sequence ATGACATATCCAATCATAGCGGAAGAATACAGAGGCGGGATACTTGAAAATGCGCATCAGGGTATCATTTGTGCAGTTAATGGTGATAAAGATGTACTCTTTGAAAAGGGAGATGTCAGCCAGCAGGTATATTATCGGTCGTCGATGAAACCAATTCAGGCGATACCAGTATTTACAACTGATATCATGGAAAAATTTCAGCTTACCAATGAGGAGGCTGCTTTGTTTACGGCTTCACAACGCGGTGAGCGGTATCAGGAGGAGACACTGGAGCGTCTGATGGGAAAGCTTAACCTGTCAGAGGACATGCTGATCTGTAATCAAAGTTATCCGCTGAATGAAACGCCTAAGGAATCCTATATTCGGAATCAAAAGCCACGACGGAGATTATTACATAATTGTGCCGGCAAACATTTAGGATTTTTGGCATATGCACGGGAGAAAGGCTATGATTTGGATGGATATGGTGAGTTGGAGCATCCAATCCAGCAGAAGATTCTTCAGTATATAACTGAACTGTCGGAAACACCACTTGATGAAATTCATTCAGCGATTGATGGCTGTGGTGTCCCGGTACATGCTGTTTCACTGAAAAACATGGCGATTTCGTACTTGAAGATTGGTAATCCTATGCTGATTGAAAATTTTGAGGTGAGACGTTCGATTGAGAAGGTTGATAAGGTTATGCATGAAGCACCGGAAATAGTGGCGTCCCACCAATTTATCTGTACGGAACTTTTGACGGATTCAAATATTGTCGCAAAAGGCGGGGCACAAGGTGTTTATTGTTTGGCACTGAAAAAAGAAAAAATTGGTATTGCCTTAAAAGTGTTAAGCGGATCAGAACTTATCTGGCCGGTACTTGTTGCTGAACTGCTAAAGAAATTAGATTATAGTAACAAAGCGACAATTGATCGGTTGTTGAAGCTGCGGTCACATGAAATCGTTAATGATAATGGAAAAGCTGTTGGTCAAACAAAGATTATATTGTAG
- a CDS encoding CdaR family transcriptional regulator produces the protein MEGFVQFAQKTVKAVSEIIPFSISVSNDEGYIIGDTDSSRIGTMHSPSVEVIEENKVIRFTEEKAASMENVLPGVAVPLNFDNKPVGVLGIIGDPDEVESYANLVKRYVEMMWQETFHVQLENLNAMTLESFVQYVLLNESVNQEQVDHYCRLLRIEQDCMRLCIVTDIGNHLLKQMDTSQKIPSSESLKQTLLKCVVRAYDGSRDSVCAFLNAQQIVYLKPLKNEGTYRHFMGEFRNRGHRLQEMLQVYGIDDVTIAAGNCCTSLECVFQSYREAALLMQYGRKQSITPGIYNYYDWDVLMDMLPHHIDANLKKILLKRLKPLINDESFPQLKHDFLTYCSCNMNVSRTAEALFVHRNTLIYRLKKINAATGLDTGSFEHCTLLYFVLKE, from the coding sequence GTGGAGGGATTTGTTCAATTTGCACAAAAGACTGTGAAAGCGGTTTCAGAAATTATTCCATTTTCCATAAGTGTAAGTAATGATGAGGGGTATATTATCGGGGACACAGATTCTTCACGAATCGGAACCATGCACAGTCCGTCTGTGGAGGTTATCGAAGAGAATAAAGTTATCCGGTTTACAGAAGAAAAAGCTGCATCGATGGAAAATGTATTACCCGGTGTTGCAGTTCCGCTAAACTTTGATAATAAGCCAGTGGGGGTATTGGGAATTATCGGAGACCCGGATGAAGTGGAATCATATGCAAACCTGGTTAAACGTTACGTGGAAATGATGTGGCAGGAGACTTTTCATGTTCAACTGGAGAATTTGAATGCGATGACACTTGAATCATTCGTTCAGTATGTACTGTTAAATGAATCAGTCAACCAGGAGCAGGTGGATCATTATTGCAGACTGCTCCGTATTGAACAAGATTGTATGCGGTTATGTATTGTAACGGATATTGGGAATCATTTATTGAAGCAAATGGATACGAGTCAAAAAATTCCATCTTCTGAAAGTCTGAAACAAACATTATTAAAATGTGTGGTTCGGGCGTATGACGGGAGCAGGGATAGTGTCTGTGCATTTTTAAATGCACAGCAAATTGTTTATTTGAAGCCACTTAAAAATGAGGGTACCTACCGTCATTTTATGGGGGAATTTCGTAACCGGGGTCACCGTCTTCAGGAAATGCTTCAGGTATACGGTATTGATGATGTAACGATTGCCGCCGGAAATTGTTGCACATCTCTTGAATGTGTTTTTCAATCTTACCGGGAAGCAGCGCTCTTGATGCAATATGGACGGAAGCAATCCATTACACCCGGGATTTACAATTATTATGATTGGGATGTGCTAATGGACATGCTGCCACATCACATTGATGCAAATTTGAAAAAAATTTTATTAAAGCGCTTAAAGCCCTTGATCAATGATGAATCATTCCCGCAGCTGAAACATGATTTTTTAACGTACTGCAGCTGTAACATGAATGTCAGCAGAACCGCAGAAGCATTGTTTGTTCATCGGAATACATTAATCTATCGTTTGAAAAAAATCAATGCTGCCACAGGCCTTGATACAGGCAGTTTTGAGCATTGTACACTTTTATATTTTGTTTTAAAAGAGTAG
- a CDS encoding NAD(P)/FAD-dependent oxidoreductase produces MKKSADIIIVGGSVIGSSIAYNLLNDGYTGEVTVFEKDPIYEFSSTPRSAGGIRQLFTTAINIQISRYSLQKYKTFPDDMAIDGEKAEIDFRQRGYLFLAKNENMTQLENQSELQRQYGVDSNLLSPEELLTITPELNIHDLQGGLYSPEDGYLDPYSVMQGYAKKAKKLGAVYHSENVETILYDRNGISGVQLPNGETYHAPIVINCAGPWAPALSEKINCPVPIIPLKRQIIQFDIGDPLTHDLPLTVDPTGVYFRHEGKSLITGFSENVKPGIDFRWSRDFFMKELWPILGNRIDNFMRAKIVSGWAGMYSHNTEDQNAIIGEHPDLAGYYMACGFSGHGMQQAPAVGKGLAELIMTGTYQTLDLSPLRFERFIEKDLLIEGAIV; encoded by the coding sequence ATGAAAAAGTCTGCTGATATCATAATCGTAGGTGGAAGCGTTATTGGCTCAAGTATTGCCTACAATCTTTTAAATGATGGATATACCGGTGAAGTTACCGTTTTTGAAAAAGACCCCATTTATGAATTTTCCTCAACGCCAAGAAGTGCTGGCGGAATAAGACAGCTTTTCACGACAGCAATCAACATACAGATCAGCAGATACAGCCTGCAGAAGTATAAAACCTTCCCGGATGATATGGCGATTGATGGTGAAAAAGCAGAAATTGACTTCAGACAACGGGGATATTTGTTTTTAGCAAAAAATGAGAATATGACTCAATTGGAAAACCAGTCTGAATTACAGCGGCAATATGGCGTTGATTCCAACCTCCTCTCCCCCGAGGAATTACTGACAATCACCCCGGAACTGAACATACATGATCTTCAGGGAGGGTTATACAGTCCGGAAGATGGCTATCTTGATCCATATTCCGTCATGCAGGGCTATGCCAAAAAAGCAAAAAAACTTGGCGCAGTGTACCATTCCGAAAATGTCGAGACCATCTTATACGATAGGAATGGGATCTCAGGGGTACAGCTGCCAAATGGAGAAACATACCATGCACCAATTGTTATTAACTGTGCAGGCCCATGGGCACCAGCATTAAGTGAAAAAATCAATTGTCCGGTACCGATTATTCCGCTCAAGCGGCAAATTATTCAATTCGATATTGGCGACCCGCTAACACACGATTTGCCGTTAACCGTTGACCCTACCGGTGTCTATTTTCGTCATGAAGGAAAGAGTCTGATTACCGGTTTCTCGGAAAACGTAAAACCAGGCATAGATTTCAGATGGTCGCGTGATTTTTTCATGAAAGAGCTTTGGCCGATACTCGGGAACAGAATTGACAATTTTATGCGGGCAAAAATTGTCAGCGGCTGGGCTGGCATGTACAGCCATAACACCGAAGATCAAAATGCGATTATCGGGGAGCATCCGGATTTAGCCGGATATTACATGGCATGCGGCTTCAGTGGACATGGCATGCAGCAGGCACCGGCCGTCGGCAAAGGATTGGCTGAACTTATCATGACCGGAACATATCAGACACTTGATTTGTCTCCGCTCCGGTTTGAACGATTTATTGAAAAAGACCTGCTTATTGAAGGTGCGATTGTTTAA